A window of the Chitinophagaceae bacterium genome harbors these coding sequences:
- a CDS encoding divalent metal cation transporter, with amino-acid sequence MAGAAIGVSHLVQATRAGAEYGFALLWVFVLACVSKYPFMEFGPRYAAATGNHLIEGYKSLGKLPYYIYVVMTLGTMFIIQAVVTIVTAGLAENFFSFGFSSFFWSAIILFLCISVLIIGRFSGLDLVMKVIISLLTISTLLAVLAALFSGSFDAATSQAAPNYFNVAGLIFIVAFMGWMPIPLDASVWHSVWSVQKMKESGYKPSVKNAFLDFNLGYLSAALIGFLFLTLGALVMFGTGETFADNSVNFAAQLVNLYGQTLGSAFVPLIAFAALITMFSTTLAVTDAYPRVLTILFQNTKTQTRNETKGVDRTYAVFLFIIPLFSVLLLYFLSAAFTTLIDFATALSFILSPVLGWYNYKLVTHKSMPESARPGKAFRIFAMVSLFILVSLSLLFVGIRIF; translated from the coding sequence ATGGCCGGTGCTGCAATAGGTGTTTCTCATCTTGTGCAAGCAACCAGAGCAGGTGCTGAATATGGATTTGCTTTGCTTTGGGTATTTGTTTTAGCCTGTGTTTCGAAATACCCTTTCATGGAGTTTGGCCCTCGTTATGCGGCAGCAACAGGAAATCACCTCATAGAGGGCTACAAAAGTCTTGGGAAATTACCCTATTATATATATGTAGTGATGACACTTGGAACAATGTTCATTATTCAGGCTGTAGTTACTATAGTTACTGCCGGCTTAGCTGAAAATTTCTTTTCGTTTGGATTTTCTTCTTTTTTCTGGTCAGCAATTATCCTTTTTTTGTGTATTTCTGTTTTAATTATCGGCAGGTTTTCAGGGTTGGATTTGGTAATGAAAGTGATTATTAGCCTCTTAACTATATCTACACTTTTAGCAGTTTTAGCTGCCTTGTTTTCGGGAAGCTTTGATGCTGCAACTTCACAAGCTGCACCAAACTATTTCAATGTAGCAGGCTTAATTTTTATCGTTGCATTTATGGGCTGGATGCCAATTCCATTAGATGCATCAGTTTGGCACTCAGTATGGTCGGTTCAGAAAATGAAAGAAAGTGGATATAAACCAAGTGTTAAAAATGCTTTTTTAGACTTTAATTTAGGTTATCTGTCTGCTGCATTAATCGGTTTTTTATTCCTGACTTTGGGAGCGCTTGTTATGTTTGGTACCGGAGAAACTTTTGCTGATAATAGTGTGAATTTTGCTGCTCAGTTAGTGAATTTATACGGGCAAACGTTAGGTAGTGCTTTTGTTCCTCTTATTGCTTTTGCTGCTCTTATAACAATGTTTAGTACCACTTTAGCCGTGACAGATGCTTATCCGAGAGTACTCACAATTCTTTTTCAAAATACAAAAACCCAAACTCGAAACGAAACTAAAGGAGTTGATAGAACTTACGCTGTTTTCTTGTTTATAATCCCACTGTTTTCTGTTTTGTTATTGTATTTTTTATCGGCAGCTTTCACTACTTTAATTGATTTTGCAACGGCACTTTCTTTTATACTTTCACCGGTTTTAGGTTGGTACAATTACAAGTTGGTAACTCACAAAAGTATGCCTGAATCTGCAAGACCGGGCAAGGCATTCCGAATTTTTGCAATGGTTTCCTTGTTTATTCTTGTTAGTTTATCTCTACTATTTGTAGGGATTCGGATTTTTTAA
- a CDS encoding T9SS C-terminal target domain-containing protein, whose product MIKHFLTLAFIFIFTLQYAFGNAQASVCTKFYMEAIAPYISENGEVGDISPEIIEEYNLFRKDNIYFVGALALVNDDFKRADLRQYNVHLSADLGHMISLRIPIQHLKNVMQLPGMRYIETGETVSPEMEFSIPDTRTDSVHAGLGGLEMPYKGDGVIVVIIDWGFDYTHPVFYDENMENLRLTRAWDQNKMSGPPPDGYNFGTEYVGMAELLAAEQDTLYVFGPGSHGTHVGGIAGGNGAGSEHVGTAPEAELIFISLRRDAPSLVDAYNYVTDYAASVGKPYVVNMSFGSHLGPHDGTSLKNQGIDYYAGAGQVFVGSAGNNGNNNFHLKHDFTEDGDTLKTVVTFTPIMSESFGQTLSMWGSEFSSFAVALKLVDNNNIPVYETAFFNSADEPALNDTILLPNAGDTLILRMQSVSQSALNDKPNIRFEVRNTSNLKTVLYMVSDDATVHIWNNVRMNNRYTNWGRTLSSNYPGAVQGNPDYGLGEPAGVGKNVITVGSYKAERILPNGNLGFGNISNFSSKGPTVDGRTKPDITAPGQDVTSSVNSFDPSPGIIDFTVEFEGKNFPFSTYSGTSMSGPAVTGIVALMLQASPLISATRVKEILKETARLDNRTGEIGPEGTLNWGWGKINALAAVLVAETVVSINDFSIAPESTKIYPNPASQILFVETTIPVESYRIFDLNGRLILEKHADFSMQNSLQIPIEHLKKGSYLIQLNSSEKTIIDQFIVM is encoded by the coding sequence ATGATTAAACATTTTTTAACCCTCGCTTTCATATTTATTTTTACTCTTCAATATGCATTTGGTAACGCTCAGGCTTCTGTTTGCACTAAATTTTATATGGAAGCTATTGCTCCCTATATTTCCGAAAATGGTGAAGTAGGTGATATTTCACCTGAAATAATTGAAGAGTACAATCTTTTTAGAAAAGATAATATTTATTTTGTCGGAGCCCTTGCATTGGTTAATGATGATTTTAAGCGCGCTGATTTGAGGCAATACAATGTGCATTTATCAGCAGATTTGGGACATATGATTTCTTTACGTATCCCTATTCAGCATCTAAAAAATGTGATGCAATTACCCGGTATGCGTTATATAGAAACCGGCGAAACGGTCTCTCCTGAGATGGAGTTTTCAATACCTGATACACGAACAGACAGTGTGCACGCCGGTTTAGGCGGCCTTGAAATGCCCTACAAAGGTGACGGTGTTATTGTAGTAATTATTGATTGGGGCTTTGACTATACACACCCTGTCTTTTATGATGAAAACATGGAGAATTTGAGATTGACCAGAGCTTGGGATCAAAATAAAATGAGTGGACCTCCACCTGACGGTTATAATTTCGGCACAGAATACGTTGGAATGGCTGAATTACTGGCAGCAGAACAAGACACTTTATATGTTTTTGGTCCGGGCTCTCACGGTACTCATGTTGGCGGAATTGCCGGTGGAAATGGTGCCGGCTCAGAACATGTTGGAACTGCACCTGAGGCAGAATTAATTTTTATTTCCCTCAGAAGAGATGCTCCTTCATTAGTAGATGCTTATAATTATGTCACTGATTATGCTGCTTCTGTTGGTAAACCTTATGTAGTTAATATGAGTTTTGGCAGTCACCTTGGCCCGCACGACGGAACTTCATTGAAAAATCAGGGAATTGATTATTATGCCGGAGCAGGGCAAGTATTCGTTGGCTCTGCCGGAAACAACGGAAATAATAATTTTCACCTGAAACACGATTTTACAGAAGATGGTGACACCTTAAAAACAGTGGTTACTTTTACACCTATAATGTCTGAAAGTTTCGGGCAAACCCTTTCTATGTGGGGTTCTGAATTTAGCTCATTTGCCGTAGCGCTTAAGCTGGTCGATAACAACAATATACCTGTTTATGAAACTGCTTTCTTTAATTCTGCTGATGAACCTGCACTCAATGATACTATTTTACTTCCGAATGCAGGCGATACATTAATTTTAAGAATGCAAAGTGTCAGCCAATCAGCACTCAATGACAAACCAAATATTCGGTTTGAAGTTAGAAATACATCAAATTTAAAGACCGTATTGTATATGGTTAGTGATGATGCTACTGTTCACATTTGGAATAATGTCCGTATGAATAACAGATACACAAATTGGGGCAGAACCCTTAGTTCAAATTATCCGGGTGCAGTACAAGGTAATCCTGATTACGGTTTAGGTGAACCTGCCGGAGTTGGAAAAAATGTCATTACAGTCGGATCATATAAAGCTGAAAGAATACTTCCAAACGGGAATCTGGGCTTTGGGAATATATCAAACTTTTCAAGTAAAGGCCCAACGGTCGATGGCCGCACAAAACCGGATATTACAGCTCCGGGGCAAGATGTAACCTCATCCGTAAACTCCTTTGATCCCAGTCCGGGTATTATTGATTTTACTGTTGAATTTGAAGGTAAAAACTTCCCGTTCTCAACTTATTCCGGGACTTCTATGTCGGGCCCGGCAGTTACCGGTATCGTTGCGCTTATGCTTCAGGCCAGTCCGCTGATTTCTGCCACAAGAGTTAAGGAAATTCTTAAAGAAACTGCCAGACTTGATAACAGAACCGGAGAAATAGGCCCTGAAGGGACTCTGAACTGGGGTTGGGGAAAAATTAATGCACTGGCAGCAGTTTTAGTTGCTGAAACCGTAGTTTCTATAAACGATTTTTCCATTGCTCCCGAGAGTACAAAAATTTATCCAAATCCGGCTTCACAAATACTTTTTGTAGAAACAACTATACCGGTAGAATCTTATAGGATTTTTGATTTAAACGGACGTTTAATTTTAGAAAAACATGCAGATTTTTCAATGCAAAACTCTTTGCAAATACCCATTGAACATTTGAAAAAAGGAAGTTATCTAATACAATTAAACAGCTCAGAAAAAACTATCATCGATCAGTTTATTGTAATGTAG
- the lnt gene encoding apolipoprotein N-acyltransferase produces the protein MWLSWPPIAIFPLACVAFSVIFILEHVISKRQNSNTNAALFFYVYIFFIAWNAPTTWWIYYSTLPGAIAANMLNALLMSIPVLLFHVVKKRTTEATGYFSLIAFWLSFEHIHHQWEFTWPWLSLGNVFSYYPSLIQWYEYTGMFGGTLWILLLNLLFFLWIKHTFIEKSSETKKSRYKLPHPLISYLLIFVIPIGISFAIYYNYEEKGYPVDIVVVQPNVDPYGEKFIEETVDEQLERMLSLADSLSDENTDYIVFPETALPRGVWLDQIENDKHVNRIYDFLEQKYPHISLVTGISAYIRYTDVTEPPTPTARRYRSGDCCYDAFNSAVQLDTSRVLQLYHKSKLVPGVERMPYPGIFKFLAPLTIDLGGISGSLGRQDYRGVFFTEDNKGIAPVICYESVYGEHVAEYINNGANAIFIVTNDGWWDDTPGYKQHLYFSSLRAIEGRKSIARSANTGISAFINQRGDILQPTEFWEPAVIRGVIYFNDYKTFYIRYGDYISRLAILLSIMSLLFAFVKGKTKRF, from the coding sequence ATGTGGCTCTCATGGCCACCTATCGCTATATTCCCGTTGGCATGTGTTGCCTTTTCCGTAATTTTTATTTTGGAACATGTCATATCAAAAAGACAGAATAGTAATACTAATGCTGCCCTCTTTTTTTATGTTTATATCTTTTTTATAGCCTGGAACGCCCCTACAACCTGGTGGATTTATTATTCAACACTCCCCGGAGCAATTGCAGCGAATATGCTCAATGCCTTGTTAATGAGTATTCCGGTTTTACTTTTTCATGTTGTGAAAAAAAGAACCACAGAAGCTACCGGATACTTTAGTTTAATTGCATTTTGGCTTTCGTTTGAACACATTCATCATCAATGGGAATTTACCTGGCCATGGTTAAGTCTTGGGAATGTTTTTAGCTATTATCCAAGTCTCATTCAGTGGTATGAATATACTGGAATGTTTGGCGGTACGCTTTGGATTTTACTTTTAAACTTACTTTTCTTTCTCTGGATAAAACACACTTTTATTGAGAAATCATCTGAAACCAAAAAAAGCAGATATAAGCTTCCTCATCCTTTAATTTCCTATCTTTTAATCTTTGTGATACCAATTGGTATTTCATTTGCTATCTATTACAATTATGAAGAAAAAGGCTACCCTGTTGATATAGTAGTGGTTCAACCAAATGTTGATCCTTACGGAGAAAAATTTATTGAAGAAACTGTAGATGAGCAACTCGAAAGAATGCTTTCATTAGCCGACAGCCTTAGTGATGAAAATACAGATTATATCGTTTTCCCGGAAACAGCTTTACCAAGAGGTGTCTGGTTAGATCAAATTGAAAATGACAAACACGTTAACAGAATATACGATTTCCTCGAACAAAAATATCCGCATATTAGCCTGGTAACAGGTATTTCTGCGTACATAAGATACACAGATGTAACTGAGCCCCCGACTCCAACTGCCCGTCGCTATCGTTCCGGGGATTGTTGCTATGATGCTTTTAACTCGGCGGTTCAATTAGATACCAGTCGTGTACTTCAATTATATCATAAATCAAAACTCGTTCCCGGTGTTGAGCGAATGCCTTATCCGGGAATTTTCAAATTTTTGGCTCCCCTGACTATCGATTTGGGAGGAATATCCGGAAGTCTGGGAAGGCAGGATTACAGAGGTGTGTTTTTTACAGAAGATAATAAAGGAATAGCTCCTGTTATCTGCTATGAGTCTGTTTACGGAGAGCATGTAGCTGAGTATATTAACAATGGCGCAAATGCCATTTTTATTGTTACCAATGACGGTTGGTGGGATGATACTCCCGGCTATAAACAACACCTTTATTTTTCATCACTTCGAGCTATAGAAGGACGTAAAAGTATTGCACGTTCCGCAAATACCGGCATATCGGCTTTTATAAACCAAAGAGGCGACATATTACAACCAACAGAGTTTTGGGAGCCGGCAGTAATAAGAGGTGTTATCTATTTCAATGACTATAAAACCTTTTACATAAGGTATGGTGATTATATTAGCAGGCTTGCAATACTACTTTCTATTATGTCTTTGCTTTTTGCTTTTGTAAAGGGAAAAACAAAGAGATTTTGA
- a CDS encoding YceI family protein, whose amino-acid sequence MKKSFVLPFVFTVILFIIFHSNAHTQTWTTQEGQITFFSEAPLENIDATSKKLVSVLNTRNRQVASRVAINTFQFRNGLMQEHFNDNYMESDKYPLANLRAQIVEDIDFTKNGKHKVTLEGTMEMRDIEKEMTIPGTIEIKDGKILATSEFIVKLEDHDIKVPRMLTRNIAEEILVTVKIEYKPHNQ is encoded by the coding sequence ATGAAAAAATCATTTGTACTCCCGTTTGTTTTTACTGTGATTCTATTTATTATATTCCATTCGAATGCTCATACCCAAACCTGGACAACCCAGGAAGGGCAAATTACTTTTTTTTCTGAAGCACCCTTAGAAAATATTGACGCTACCTCTAAAAAACTTGTTTCAGTTTTAAATACCAGAAACAGACAAGTAGCAAGTCGAGTAGCTATAAATACTTTTCAGTTTAGAAATGGGCTGATGCAGGAACATTTCAATGACAACTATATGGAAAGTGATAAATATCCATTGGCTAACCTCAGAGCTCAGATTGTTGAAGATATAGACTTTACAAAAAACGGAAAACATAAAGTAACTTTAGAAGGAACCATGGAGATGCGGGATATTGAAAAAGAAATGACTATCCCGGGAACTATTGAAATCAAAGACGGGAAAATTTTAGCTACCAGTGAATTCATTGTCAAATTAGAAGATCACGACATAAAAGTACCAAGAATGCTTACAAGAAACATAGCGGAAGAAATACTCGTCACCGTAAAAATTGAGTACAAACCACATAATCAATGA
- a CDS encoding T9SS C-terminal target domain-containing protein, with translation MNTKKTLAFILAAMIVIVWSTAQTNISQPPPGHTGAPGELTCATAGCHGGSATFNNAIATINTAPPGLLSGGYNPGQEYNITVTNNAPNRSLFGFSLVAIDDNGNQAGKISLSNPTKTSLVTVGGKEYVGHRDAIGDNAWVFKWEAPDSDVGTISFHVATNASTGGGVAAGNIFTGVLKVTTEGILTSDNLVAAGAKNVQIYPNPASEFIKVNLENSFENNPVFNLYNTSGKLVQQFENLPANYQLEYILSLNNNLNTGLYFLEIKVNEKQEYFKVFIR, from the coding sequence ATGAATACTAAAAAAACTCTGGCTTTCATATTAGCCGCAATGATTGTAATTGTTTGGTCAACTGCACAAACGAATATTTCACAACCTCCTCCGGGACATACCGGCGCTCCCGGTGAGTTAACATGTGCTACGGCAGGTTGCCATGGAGGATCGGCTACTTTTAACAACGCAATTGCTACTATAAATACAGCACCTCCCGGACTATTGAGTGGCGGTTATAATCCGGGACAGGAATATAATATCACAGTAACGAACAATGCTCCGAACAGGTCACTTTTCGGCTTTTCACTTGTAGCTATTGATGATAATGGAAATCAGGCAGGAAAAATTTCTCTTTCTAATCCTACAAAAACCAGTTTGGTTACCGTTGGCGGAAAAGAATACGTAGGACATCGGGATGCAATCGGTGATAATGCATGGGTTTTTAAATGGGAAGCTCCCGACAGTGATGTAGGAACTATAAGCTTTCATGTAGCCACTAACGCTTCAACAGGTGGAGGTGTAGCTGCCGGGAATATTTTCACAGGCGTTTTAAAAGTAACAACTGAAGGGATTTTAACTTCAGATAATTTGGTTGCAGCAGGTGCAAAAAATGTTCAGATTTATCCGAATCCTGCTTCAGAATTTATAAAGGTAAATTTGGAAAACAGTTTTGAAAATAATCCGGTATTTAACCTTTATAACACAAGCGGTAAACTGGTACAGCAATTCGAAAATCTGCCGGCCAACTATCAATTAGAGTATATTTTGAGTTTAAATAATAACCTGAATACAGGCTTATATTTTTTGGAAATAAAAGTTAATGAAAAGCAAGAATATTTTAAAGTTTTTATCAGATAG
- a CDS encoding thioredoxin-dependent thiol peroxidase, producing MTHLKENDKAPDFTAKDQNGNTVKLSDFKDKKVILYFYPKDNTPGCTKEACDFRDNYASLTKKGFEVIGVSADDEESHKKFINKFDLPFTLIADTDKKLCNSYGVWGEKKFMGKVYDGIHRMTFVIDEKGKIEKIFKKVDTKEPTKQVLNAF from the coding sequence ATGACACATTTAAAAGAAAATGATAAGGCACCGGATTTTACAGCTAAAGACCAAAACGGTAATACGGTTAAACTGAGTGATTTTAAAGATAAGAAAGTAATTTTATACTTTTACCCTAAAGATAATACACCCGGCTGCACTAAAGAAGCTTGTGATTTCAGAGATAATTATGCATCACTCACTAAAAAAGGTTTTGAGGTAATTGGTGTGAGTGCCGATGATGAGGAATCTCATAAAAAGTTTATCAATAAATTTGATTTGCCATTTACTTTAATTGCAGATACTGACAAAAAATTATGCAACTCTTACGGAGTTTGGGGAGAAAAAAAGTTTATGGGAAAAGTCTACGATGGTATACATCGCATGACCTTTGTAATTGATGAAAAAGGCAAAATTGAAAAGATATTCAAGAAAGTAGATACAAAAGAGCCAACAAAGCAGGTGTTAAATGCATTTTAA